TTCGGGGCTGCTGTCGGTGAACTCAGCGGCGCCCTCGATGCCGGGGATGCGGTGGTCGTCGTGGAGGTTCTCGAGCGTGAAGAGGCCACGCGGGAAGGGTTCGAAGAGGTCAGGGACGCGGTGGTGGGGCAACTGGGCTTCGAGCGTTCCCAGCAGTACGTACAGAAGTGGCTGGTTGCGCTTCGCGAAGACACGGCCGTGGAGGATCACCGCGCGAGGCTCCTCCTGCAGCAGGAGGCCCAGCCCATGATCCCGGGCTTCTGATCTCCGACCTCTGATCCCGAGCGGGCTGACCGCCTGGCGGGGGCCGGCCGCCCGGCGCGGAACCACGCAACCCCGGGCCCCCGCGTGCGCCCCTGCGGTCCCGCGGGGTCCTGCGGGGTCCCTTCTGCTATCGGCTAGCTTTCCGTATTGGCGGGGCGGGCCTGCGCCGTCTCCTGGGTGGCGGAGGCGGCCGATGGAGGCGCGGTATCCCCCGTGATCTCGGCTCGCACGTCACCCTCGACCTCCTTGATCGAACCCTTGAACTCCCGGATCCCGCGGCCCAGCGAACTCCCGATCTCGGGCAGCCGCTTGGCGCCGAAGAGGAGCAGGATAGCGAGGAATACGAGCAACAACTCCCATGGGCTCAGACCGAACATCTCAGACTCCTTGGCTGTGGCTCATCGTCGGCGTCCCGGTCAGAGAAGCGACCGGGCGAACCAGGCGACGAGCACGACCCCGACGACGCTCAACACATTCAGGCGCAGGACGATCGGCCCCAGCGTGAACGCGAGCACCTTGAGATCGAATGCAAGCGGCTGCAGTGAAGCCGCGACCGTTGTGATGAAGAACTGACGCGCCGCTGACGGGGGCAACGTAACCGTCGCGAGTTCGGTGAGCAGCCCCCCGAGCACGAATCCCCCCGCGATGATGAGGACCAGGCGTATCGGGGAACGATGGCGTCGGCTTCCGAAGTTCACTCGCTACCGTACCCTCTCGACGACATAATCCACCGCAAGGCTCAGCGCCTCGAGGCACGGACTCGTCGGCAGGCGCCGGAGCTGATCCCGTGCCCGGTCCGCCCGCGACCGCGCCTCCTCGCGGGCCGTCTCCACACCTCCGTGCGCTTCGACGAGGTCCACGATCTCCTGCACGGCTTCGGGAGAGGGCTCCGGGTCCGCAAACAGCCCTTCGACTGCGCGCCGCTCTCCCCACTCCATCTTGGGCAGGGCGGCGATCAGGGGCAACGTCACCTTGTGTTCCTGCAGGTCCTGCCCGCGCGGCTTGCCCATCACGCGAGTCGACGATGAATAGTCGAGCAGATCGTCGACGATCTGGAACGCCATTCCCAGGTGATGGCCGTATGCGCGGAGGGCGTCCCGGTATTGCGGCGCTCCCGACAGGGTCCCGAGTTCGCACGCGGCGGACATCAGGGACGCCGTTTTGTGTTCGCACAGCCTCTCATAGTCCTCGCGCGTGAAGTCGAGGCCATCGTGGAGCACGAGCTGCCGCATTTCACCGATCGTCATGCGGTTCGCCGTATCGGCGAGGAGGGCGACCTGTTCGAGGCTGCCGAGCGCGACGACCTCGATGACCGCCCGCGAATAGAGGTAGTCTCCCGCGATGATCGCGACCTGGTGCGTCCAGCGGTGGTTGACGGTGGGCCGGCCTCGCCGTCTCGCGGAGTGATCGACCGCATCATCGTGCACGAGGGTCGCGACATGCAGCAGTTCGACGATGGCCCCCAGCTTCACGGCATCCGGGGAGGGGCGTCCTCCCACGCCGTCGGCAAGGAGGAGCAGCGTGGGCCGGAGTAGCTTTCCGGACCGCGCGAACAGGTAGTCGCCGACCTCGTCGAGCGCCTCGAATCCCGATGGAACCATCCCGCGGAGCTCGCGCTCTACGGCAAGGAGCCGGTCCGCTACGGGCAGGCGGACTTGTTCCAGATCGATGGCGGTGGTCGGGAGCATACCCTCCTCGGCGCGCGAGCCGCGCATGAAGTGCACGGGAATGTCGGGAGCCCCGCGAGGAATGTCAAAAGCGCCGGCCGCCCAGGCCGCCGGCACCGAAACCGCCCTGGCCGTCCTGCGACTGCTGGTCGTAGTCGAACTTGAGATCGGGCGCGTCCATGAGGCTGACGCTCATCTGGAAGATGAAGTTCCCGTTCGGTGAGCGGGCGAACATGAAGGTCGCGATCCAACGGTGCAGGGCGCGGTCGAGCGTGATGAGGTGCTCGCCGAATTCCTTGTTCGTGAGGTTGTACGTCGTGCGCCAGGCGAGACGCCAGTTCGGTGACGGATTGAGGGAGAGGACCGCGTTGAGCGACTGCCGGTCCTGCGAACTCTGGTCCTCCCGGCCGCGCTGGAGCGAATACGTCAACGCAAGCGTCCACGGGCCGCCGGCCCGCAGGCCGGGGTCCCCGGGATCCGGATTCTCATCGAAACTCTGCAGCCGGTATCGGGAGTCGGCCGCATTCCGCAGGCGGCTCTGGGGATCGGCTCCGCCCCCACCGCCACCGCCGCCCAGCCCGAGCAACCCCCCGAGGCCGCTGGCCGAACTGAACGTGAAGCTGCCCGTCAGGCTCGACAGGATGGGGGCGAAGACCCGCTCCTCCCCGGTGCCCTCGAACAGGTCGAGCGACATGTTCAGAGACAGTCCCCTGAGCAGGTCCGAGTTGATGCGGTGCGACCAGCGGTCCGTCGTCAGCGGCGATTCGTTCTCGCGG
Above is a window of Candidatus Palauibacter scopulicola DNA encoding:
- a CDS encoding twin-arginine translocase TatA/TatE family subunit — translated: MFGLSPWELLLVFLAILLLFGAKRLPEIGSSLGRGIREFKGSIKEVEGDVRAEITGDTAPPSAASATQETAQARPANTES
- a CDS encoding DUF4321 domain-containing protein, whose translation is MNFGSRRHRSPIRLVLIIAGGFVLGGLLTELATVTLPPSAARQFFITTVAASLQPLAFDLKVLAFTLGPIVLRLNVLSVVGVVLVAWFARSLL
- a CDS encoding polyprenyl synthetase family protein, translated to MLPTTAIDLEQVRLPVADRLLAVERELRGMVPSGFEALDEVGDYLFARSGKLLRPTLLLLADGVGGRPSPDAVKLGAIVELLHVATLVHDDAVDHSARRRGRPTVNHRWTHQVAIIAGDYLYSRAVIEVVALGSLEQVALLADTANRMTIGEMRQLVLHDGLDFTREDYERLCEHKTASLMSAACELGTLSGAPQYRDALRAYGHHLGMAFQIVDDLLDYSSSTRVMGKPRGQDLQEHKVTLPLIAALPKMEWGERRAVEGLFADPEPSPEAVQEIVDLVEAHGGVETAREEARSRADRARDQLRRLPTSPCLEALSLAVDYVVERVR